In one window of Acidobacteriota bacterium DNA:
- a CDS encoding YbhB/YbcL family Raf kinase inhibitor-like protein: MDFRWTRFALFAGLCTALSLVWLQARTFPQLVLGGGFEAVLIVTNTSSEAGWTGEVRLLQENERLWTTAWLLDGVPQADGIFQVNLAAGGSRRFRLTSDLNLPRIGYLRVLAQGASSAQDLALSYFFNLRQGGELTDSTGVTDPPQTKWMRIPVEQNFPRQRTGIALAAFQSTADFDIVMRLFNSGGNQVGVEAFDYGGHLARFVDEIFDNVPDDFVGSVQIESDEGLFVTALRQELVEGGSQLTAVPPRPLAELQSAAFALGETIPEDFTCDSPSIFTPALFWSPAPPVAPQESVSYVMILDDADAGFFPLWVVYDIPAFTRHIPELNEIEQTDGFLPLGGVHGLNGFGSLGYAPPCPILGDPHRLFFRLYAIQGFLNFQPGATAAQIEAAIQGRILAAAQTMALDQ; this comes from the coding sequence ATGGATTTTAGATGGACTCGTTTCGCTCTTTTTGCCGGCCTGTGCACGGCGCTTAGCCTTGTATGGCTGCAGGCACGCACTTTTCCGCAGTTGGTGTTGGGAGGCGGCTTCGAAGCCGTGCTCATCGTCACCAACACTTCGTCGGAGGCCGGCTGGACGGGAGAAGTACGGCTCTTGCAGGAAAACGAGCGCCTCTGGACCACGGCCTGGCTGCTGGACGGTGTCCCGCAGGCCGACGGCATTTTTCAGGTCAACCTGGCGGCGGGAGGCTCGCGCCGTTTCCGCCTCACCTCCGACCTCAACCTGCCCCGCATCGGCTATCTCAGGGTGCTGGCTCAGGGCGCCTCCAGCGCGCAGGACCTGGCTCTCTCTTATTTCTTCAACCTCCGGCAGGGCGGCGAGTTGACCGATTCCACCGGCGTTACCGATCCTCCCCAGACCAAGTGGATGCGCATTCCGGTGGAGCAGAACTTCCCAAGACAGCGCACCGGCATTGCCCTGGCCGCCTTTCAGAGCACGGCGGACTTCGACATCGTCATGCGGCTCTTCAATTCCGGGGGCAATCAGGTCGGCGTCGAGGCTTTCGACTACGGCGGTCATCTGGCCCGCTTCGTGGACGAGATCTTCGACAACGTGCCCGACGACTTCGTGGGATCGGTGCAGATCGAGTCCGACGAGGGACTCTTCGTAACAGCCTTGCGTCAGGAGTTGGTGGAGGGCGGATCGCAGTTGACGGCCGTGCCTCCGCGTCCTCTGGCCGAGTTGCAAAGCGCCGCCTTCGCGCTGGGCGAGACCATTCCAGAAGATTTCACCTGCGACTCGCCCTCCATCTTCACGCCGGCCCTGTTCTGGTCGCCGGCCCCGCCTGTGGCCCCGCAAGAGTCCGTAAGCTACGTGATGATCCTGGACGACGCCGACGCCGGGTTTTTCCCCCTCTGGGTGGTCTACGACATTCCTGCCTTTACCAGGCACATCCCCGAGTTGAATGAGATCGAGCAGACCGACGGCTTTCTGCCCCTGGGCGGCGTGCACGGTCTCAACGGCTTCGGATCGCTGGGCTACGCTCCGCCTTGCCCCATCCTCGGCGATCCTCATCGTCTTTTCTTCCGGCTCTATGCCATCCAGGGGTTTCTCAACTTCCAGCCGGGCGCTACGGCGGCTCAAATTGAGGCCGCCATCCAAGGGC